A genomic region of Rhizobium sp. NXC24 contains the following coding sequences:
- a CDS encoding alpha/beta hydrolase — MVGQLTIKLLGELEVKQQGILLSLPQSKKTRALLAYLAVIGRPQRRDHLCKMFWEVPDDPRASLRWSLHKLRPIVNTDGHVRLHADHNSVLLSPQMIDVDFKRMSSLRPADVDALDTETLELLATTFRGEFLEDLCLPHCPNFEAWRLCHRDMALRLHMAILRVLLRRLQDSPERVNVYSLVLDRLTKEIATVDLPEQWSELSVSGAGLGKGARDALNQSPRLSRPGSGLVSRTFETDVPSPPVTPSKRSQDIRFCKTADGVTIAYAVCGQGSPIVRAAHWMSHLQYDWESPVWRHWIDALSEKAKLIRYDERGNGLSDWIAEDISFAAMIADLESVVDAASLDRFTLLGVSQSCAVSVAYAVRHPERVSGLILYGGFVKGWRKRGDSHEVATHEAMTALIREGWGQNNPVFRHLFTAMFIPGADHVQMDWFDELQRISVSPSNAGRLHEAFGEIDVSDALSQVTIPTLVLHARKDAVVPFQSGREFAAGIPGARFVDLDSANHILLADEPAFEQFVREVTRFVAETTQPRVIAP, encoded by the coding sequence ATGGTCGGCCAGCTAACCATCAAGCTATTGGGCGAACTCGAGGTCAAGCAGCAGGGAATACTTCTGTCTCTGCCGCAGTCGAAGAAAACCCGCGCTCTTCTTGCCTATTTGGCCGTCATTGGAAGACCCCAGCGTCGCGATCATCTTTGCAAGATGTTCTGGGAAGTTCCAGACGACCCTCGGGCTTCGTTGAGGTGGAGCCTCCATAAACTCAGGCCGATCGTGAATACTGACGGTCATGTGCGTTTGCATGCTGACCACAATTCCGTTCTCCTCAGCCCGCAGATGATCGACGTGGATTTCAAGCGCATGTCGTCTCTCCGACCTGCTGACGTCGACGCCTTGGATACGGAGACATTGGAGTTGCTTGCCACAACGTTTCGCGGCGAATTTCTTGAAGACCTCTGCCTGCCGCACTGCCCAAACTTTGAAGCGTGGCGGCTATGTCACCGGGATATGGCGCTTCGGTTGCACATGGCAATTCTGCGCGTCCTCCTTCGACGCCTTCAAGACAGTCCTGAGCGAGTAAACGTTTATTCTCTGGTGCTTGACCGTCTTACCAAAGAGATTGCCACTGTCGATCTCCCCGAGCAATGGTCGGAGCTTTCAGTCTCCGGGGCTGGGCTGGGCAAGGGGGCTCGCGATGCCCTTAACCAATCACCGCGACTTTCACGGCCTGGATCAGGTCTCGTCTCCCGGACTTTTGAAACGGATGTTCCGTCGCCACCGGTAACACCGAGCAAGAGATCGCAGGACATTCGCTTCTGCAAAACCGCAGACGGGGTAACAATTGCTTACGCGGTGTGTGGACAGGGATCGCCGATCGTGCGAGCCGCACATTGGATGTCGCATCTCCAGTATGATTGGGAAAGTCCGGTGTGGAGGCATTGGATCGATGCCCTTTCGGAGAAGGCGAAGCTGATACGCTATGACGAACGCGGCAATGGCCTTTCGGACTGGATTGCCGAGGATATTTCGTTTGCGGCGATGATTGCGGACCTGGAGAGTGTGGTCGACGCGGCAAGCCTCGACCGGTTCACGCTTCTGGGTGTATCGCAAAGCTGCGCCGTCTCCGTTGCCTATGCCGTCCGACACCCTGAACGGGTTTCGGGGCTCATCCTATATGGCGGATTTGTAAAAGGCTGGCGCAAGCGAGGTGACAGCCATGAGGTCGCCACGCATGAGGCGATGACCGCATTGATCCGGGAAGGGTGGGGCCAGAACAATCCGGTTTTTCGGCATCTGTTCACTGCGATGTTCATTCCAGGGGCAGACCACGTGCAAATGGATTGGTTTGACGAACTGCAGCGCATTTCTGTGTCGCCCAGCAACGCGGGTCGCCTGCACGAAGCATTCGGAGAGATCGACGTTTCGGATGCCCTGTCGCAGGTGACGATTCCGACCCTCGTCTTGCACGCAAGAAAAGATGCAGTCGTTCCCTTTCAGTCCGGAAGAGAGTTTGCAGCCGGCATCCCCGGGGCTCGATTTGTCGATCTCGACAGCGCCAATCACATTCTCCTCGCCGACGAACCCGCCTTTGAGCAGTTCGTTCGTGAAGTCACGCGCTTCGTCGCCGAAACAACGCAGCCTCGAGTTATCGCGCCTTGA
- a CDS encoding DsbA family protein codes for MTADIELQYFFDPLCGWCYASAPALAGLADKYGDKLKMLPSGLFVGGRPISSIADHAWRNDQRIQSLTGQPFSEAYRQNVLLAPNGVFDSRSATLALTALGEQDARLEPHFLHAVQIARYVEGRDTSSIDEVTEVAVRVAADHGSELAIEAFADRLRNDVDLRERTMERMEETHVRMNTLGIRGVPQLVAVVNGTSHVLSGEALYRGPQHLVAALSRLPVAA; via the coding sequence GTGACCGCCGACATCGAACTTCAATACTTCTTCGACCCACTCTGCGGCTGGTGCTATGCAAGTGCGCCGGCGCTGGCGGGCCTGGCCGACAAATACGGCGACAAGCTCAAGATGCTGCCCTCCGGCCTTTTCGTAGGCGGACGGCCGATCTCGTCCATCGCTGACCATGCCTGGCGCAACGACCAGCGTATCCAGAGCCTGACGGGCCAGCCATTTTCGGAAGCCTACCGCCAAAACGTCCTGCTGGCGCCGAACGGCGTCTTCGATTCCCGGTCGGCAACGCTGGCCCTGACCGCTCTTGGCGAGCAGGATGCCCGCCTTGAACCCCACTTCCTACATGCCGTGCAGATCGCCCGGTATGTCGAGGGGCGCGACACATCCAGCATCGACGAGGTGACCGAGGTTGCCGTCCGGGTGGCCGCCGACCACGGCTCCGAACTGGCGATCGAGGCTTTCGCCGACCGACTCCGGAATGATGTGGATCTGCGTGAGCGGACTATGGAGCGAATGGAAGAAACACATGTTCGGATGAACACCCTCGGCATTCGCGGCGTTCCGCAGCTCGTCGCAGTCGTCAACGGGACGTCGCACGTTCTGAGCGGCGAAGCCCTCTACCGCGGCCCGCAGCATCTCGTCGCAGCACTCTCCAGGCTGCCAGTAGCAGCCTGA
- a CDS encoding LysR family transcriptional regulator, which translates to MSAVTSISFVGRQCSVAKIKDIQHYAIQNVAWIEQIMDRITAAVVLLKTVERGSASAAAEELGMSRAMASRYIASIEEWSGTRLLHRTTRRLSLTSAGERVLELCREMVRVADAVTEVAVHSDTPHGLLRVTAPSILAEAQLIPHFSEFATRYPRIKIDLQISDRSVDLVQDRIDIAIRIANHLDPSLTAKRLGHCPSRLYASKDYLAACGEPASPENLIAHRCLTYAHLGGSEWVLNKDEGEVTVAVSGGFQTNDALALQRAALSGLGIAMLPCFAADEEVRAGKLAVVLPDWKPRSLGIHALYVSRKHLPTAARALIDFLSEKLGSSPRLGSAITS; encoded by the coding sequence ATGTCGGCGGTCACGTCGATCTCCTTTGTTGGGAGACAATGTAGTGTTGCAAAAATCAAAGATATACAGCACTATGCGATACAGAATGTTGCATGGATCGAGCAAATAATGGATCGCATCACCGCGGCGGTAGTCCTGTTGAAAACAGTCGAACGTGGCAGTGCGTCGGCTGCCGCTGAAGAACTCGGGATGTCGCGTGCGATGGCCTCGCGGTATATTGCGTCGATCGAGGAATGGTCGGGAACAAGGCTTCTTCATCGCACGACACGGCGGCTCAGTCTGACTTCAGCCGGCGAGCGCGTTCTGGAGCTGTGTAGGGAGATGGTTCGCGTCGCAGACGCCGTGACCGAGGTGGCGGTTCATTCCGATACTCCACATGGTCTTCTGAGAGTAACCGCCCCAAGTATCCTCGCTGAGGCGCAGCTCATACCTCACTTCTCGGAATTCGCGACAAGATATCCCAGAATCAAGATCGATCTGCAGATCTCGGACAGATCTGTCGACCTCGTTCAGGACCGTATCGATATTGCAATCCGTATCGCGAACCATCTCGATCCATCCCTGACGGCGAAACGTCTGGGGCATTGCCCATCGCGCCTGTATGCCTCCAAGGACTACCTGGCAGCGTGCGGCGAGCCTGCTTCACCGGAAAACCTAATAGCCCATCGGTGCCTGACCTATGCACATCTGGGTGGCTCAGAATGGGTGCTGAACAAGGACGAGGGTGAGGTTACAGTAGCTGTGTCAGGAGGGTTTCAGACGAACGACGCTCTGGCTTTGCAACGTGCCGCTCTTTCAGGTCTCGGCATCGCCATGCTGCCGTGCTTCGCGGCGGATGAAGAAGTCCGCGCCGGGAAACTCGCGGTCGTCCTGCCGGACTGGAAGCCGCGGTCTCTCGGCATTCATGCTCTCTACGTTTCCCGCAAGCATCTCCCGACGGCTGCGCGGGCTTTGATCGACTTCCTTTCCGAAAAGCTCGGCAGTTCCCCCCGTCTGGGATCGGCAATCACCTCGTAA
- a CDS encoding NAD(P)-dependent oxidoreductase: MKIALIGASGQAGSRILAELSSRGHIVTAIARDPSKVDTLPNVTAAAGDIDVPDALANVLAGHDAVISSVHFSAANPDKLIGAVKASGVRRYYVVGGAGSLEVAPGVLLVNTPEFPAMYKAEAQGGVDYLKQLKAEDGLDWTFLSPSAAFVPGERTGNFRLGKDRLLANENGSSISFEDFAVALVNEIEAPTHVKQRFTVGY; encoded by the coding sequence ATGAAAATCGCACTCATCGGCGCTTCCGGCCAAGCCGGTTCTCGCATTCTCGCCGAACTGTCCTCACGCGGCCATATCGTTACCGCCATCGCCCGCGACCCCTCTAAGGTCGACACCCTGCCGAACGTCACCGCCGCGGCGGGTGACATTGACGTTCCGGACGCTCTAGCAAACGTCCTGGCCGGACATGACGCCGTCATCAGCTCGGTCCATTTTTCCGCCGCCAATCCCGACAAGCTGATCGGCGCCGTCAAGGCCTCAGGCGTTCGCCGCTACTATGTGGTCGGCGGCGCCGGCAGCCTTGAAGTCGCACCGGGCGTCCTTCTCGTCAACACACCCGAATTCCCGGCGATGTACAAGGCCGAAGCCCAGGGTGGCGTTGACTATCTCAAACAGCTCAAGGCCGAGGACGGCCTCGACTGGACCTTCCTGTCGCCCTCCGCTGCCTTCGTGCCGGGCGAGCGTACAGGTAACTTCCGCCTCGGCAAGGACCGGCTCCTGGCCAACGAAAACGGCAGCAGCATTTCGTTTGAAGACTTCGCCGTCGCGCTCGTCAACGAAATCGAAGCACCAACGCACGTGAAGCAGCGCTTCACCGTCGGCTACTAA
- a CDS encoding alpha/beta hydrolase yields MKVHTVTGGAGLRLHVREWGREDAPSILFIHGWSQNHLCWKNQYESTLAEDFRLVALDLRGHGMSDAPLEAEYYNEPQLWADDIAAVIDQLNLGKPVLVGWSYAGFIICDYLRAHGTAHVAGINFVGAATTLNKAALGTLIGPGFLDHVIGATSDDLPGNIAAIRNFVRACTYSQLPSEIFETAICWNMTVPAKVRAALLAREIDSDDVLTALAVPVLVTHGQEDTVVLPAMGRHLLALCPGATASWYAATGHAPFLENPGRFNNELYRFAHHGDLRSI; encoded by the coding sequence ATGAAGGTTCACACCGTAACTGGCGGCGCGGGATTGCGATTGCATGTTCGCGAGTGGGGAAGAGAAGACGCGCCGTCGATCCTCTTCATCCATGGGTGGTCACAGAACCATCTCTGCTGGAAAAACCAGTATGAAAGCACGCTTGCGGAGGATTTTCGTCTTGTGGCCCTGGACCTGCGCGGTCACGGCATGTCGGACGCTCCCCTTGAAGCGGAGTATTACAATGAACCGCAGCTTTGGGCAGACGATATCGCCGCCGTAATAGATCAACTGAACCTCGGCAAGCCGGTTCTTGTGGGCTGGTCCTATGCCGGCTTCATTATTTGCGACTATCTGCGCGCCCATGGAACTGCCCATGTTGCGGGCATCAACTTTGTGGGCGCGGCGACCACGCTAAACAAGGCGGCGCTCGGCACTTTGATTGGCCCGGGCTTCCTCGACCATGTCATTGGCGCCACGAGCGACGATTTGCCTGGGAACATCGCAGCGATCCGCAATTTCGTGCGCGCTTGCACTTATTCGCAGCTACCTTCCGAGATATTCGAAACGGCCATTTGCTGGAATATGACCGTGCCAGCGAAGGTCCGGGCTGCGTTGCTGGCCCGTGAGATCGATTCCGACGACGTACTGACAGCACTTGCTGTGCCTGTCCTTGTAACCCACGGCCAAGAGGACACTGTGGTCCTGCCGGCGATGGGGCGGCATCTTCTAGCATTGTGCCCGGGAGCGACCGCATCGTGGTATGCCGCAACAGGGCACGCACCTTTTCTGGAGAACCCTGGTCGGTTCAACAATGAGCTATACCGCTTTGCACATCACGGTGATCTTCGGAGTATCTAG
- a CDS encoding MEKHLA domain-containing protein translates to MAISSERNSSDLSVDREFFDLLTGSYARIVGTPLVDEGPGPSWLYNDAPFVVVAHNTDADPRFIYANKAGQACFEYPWDEFITLPSRLSAELPNRAERQQLLDAVTRDGFISGYRGLRITKSGRRFWMEDGIVWQLIDRDGNRRGQAATFSKWKDV, encoded by the coding sequence ATGGCCATTAGTTCAGAACGCAACAGCTCCGATTTGTCGGTTGATCGCGAGTTTTTCGATCTGCTCACCGGAAGTTATGCCCGTATCGTCGGAACGCCTCTTGTCGACGAGGGGCCCGGACCGAGTTGGCTCTATAACGATGCTCCGTTCGTGGTCGTCGCGCATAATACAGACGCCGATCCGCGCTTTATTTATGCCAACAAGGCTGGCCAGGCTTGTTTCGAATATCCCTGGGACGAATTCATCACTTTGCCGTCGCGTCTCTCGGCGGAGCTTCCGAACCGTGCCGAACGTCAGCAATTGTTGGATGCGGTTACACGCGACGGCTTTATCTCGGGTTATCGCGGGTTGCGGATCACGAAGTCGGGACGGCGCTTCTGGATGGAAGACGGCATCGTCTGGCAACTCATCGACCGCGACGGAAATCGGCGTGGGCAGGCGGCGACTTTTTCGAAGTGGAAAGACGTGTAG